In the genome of Panthera uncia isolate 11264 chromosome X, Puncia_PCG_1.0, whole genome shotgun sequence, the window tcagagcctgggaccCAGGTCTCAGGCCTTGTGGTTGTCCCTAGTAAGGACAGCCTTACCTCTACAGCATGACCCTCCATAGACAGCCTTCTCCAATACCAGCAGGGAGCTGCAGGCACCAGAGAGGAGTCCCCTTTGGTGGATTTACTAACTGTGAGGGAAATTAGGACTTCTGTTAGGCAAGGGGCCAGGGAGGAAGATAAGCAGGCCCCAAGGGTACTTCTAACATACTTCCTGGTGTGGTGCCAGTTAGGGCACAGCAAAGGGTTAACGTCAGGAAAACCACCACAAGCCCACCCTTCAAGAGCCCTCCAAGGTCACAGACGTCCAAATCTCTGTGTCAGCTGAGGTGCCAACCAAAGGCCAAAGGGGAACAGAGAATGGATGTAGGGGAcaaagtatatgtgtgtgtgtgtgtgtgtgtgtgtgtgtgtgtgtgtgtatatatgtgtgtgtgtgtgtgtgtatatattatatatatatattatatatatatatatacacacacatatatatatataatatatatatatatatatatatatattatcagcTTGACCACTTGCAGAGTACAGGACTGTGGCCTCAACCTCTGTTTCCGTACTTGCAGTGAGAGAgtaatcatctctttttttttaattgggaatttttttttaatttcacttattttgttaATACTCGTGGAAATACAGTgacactgtaaaaaaaatcaggcaaatgAATTATTtcggataaaaaaaatcaaaagcctcCTTCCTCACTCTTTTCCCCCAACCCCTCATCCcttcccagaggtaaccactgccATCAGTTAGGTATGTACGCAGCCTTGCAGACACTTTTATGCATTATGATATACAGTTAGGTTTtgtaaggttttattttacatgAAGACTGTACATATTGCTCCACAACACTTTTTTTTGGTTAACATTAGGTCTTGGAGATCTTTTCATATCAGTACAAGTTTTAACTGCTGCATAGCATTGGTTCCACACTAGCACGTATCTGAGTTGGGCTGAAAGAcatgcaccattttacattgtGAAAGACAGCTATTCCCCCAAACTGTTCTCCAAAAAGGCTGCTAtcacttacatttctttttcccctAGCCCTAACTAGATATTATCATGAGGAAAAACTCTTGCTTTCTGATGGACACAATATGCTTCACTGTTTTGTTAGTTTACATGTCACTGATTGCCAGTGAGGTTTAACATTAACAATATCCAGGCTGGTGGAGCTAAAAACAGCTCTCATAAACTGCCGGTAGGAGCATAAATTAGTACAATCACTTTGGAGAGCAGTTCAGCAATATCTAGTTACGAGGAAGATTCTTAAACGCTAAGACTCCCAAATTTTACCTCCAACCCTAAAGACCCAGACGTTTCATCTCCATATACGTACTTACCCCCAGagaaacacacatgtgcacagagaGACATCTTTTAAGTCTATTCATTGCTGCAAAATACTGGGAAGAACCTAACTGCCCACCAATAAGggaatggataaattgtgatGATCCATACAACTGAATGTGTAGTATACAGCAGTTAAAATGCATGAACTACAGCTATGTGTATCAAAATGGTTAAATCTCAAACacaatgttgagtgaaaaaatcAAGTTGCAAAACGACACATACATTCTATCAATCATGtccacttaaaaaacataaacattctaTCCCGGCTatggatatatacacacatatacatatatacacacacatctaaaaACACAGACGAGAAGAAAACACACCATTTCCTGGGTAGTGCTTACCTCTGTGGAGGAAGGAAGGTAAATACGACAGGTGAGGAACTTCACTTGTGCttgaaaaattctatttattgtagacagaaagagagattGGAAGCCAATATGGCCAAATGCTAAAACCTGTTCACTCTGTGTAAGCGGGTATCTGTATTTGCCACAGCACTTGTCTCgcatatatttttctattccttttgtgTCACTGTGTTAAGGTATATGATCAGCACAGAGGttgttattttggaattttttttggaCCCATCCCCTctgagagtttctttttcttttttttttttttaagattttatttctttaagtgatCTCtccacccagcatggggctcgaactcacaatcctgagatcaagatttgcacGCTCTaccgagtgagccagccaggagccccgcTCTGAGAGGTTCTATTTTCTAAAAGGGGATTTTAACTCCTTCACCCCTATACTCAGTTTGGACTTATTCCTACCgttgttctttatttttaccaTGCTTTCTcattgtctctttccttcccataGACTGACAGAGTACTCTCCATTTGACCTTTGCCCCGTAGAGTCGTTTGACAATCACACACTTTATTCCTACTTTTAGAAATCATTACCCTTCATTTTTTGCCACTGTTGGATTCAGCATTTCCAATGACCTTCCAGCTTTTCTACTTTTGggagcaccaaaaaaaaaaaaaaaaaaaaaaaaaaaaagaagaccccaCCAAACCCTATTTTTGATGCAAGTTCAATGGACTGATTATAAAGTCACTTAGTACCACCATTTTAGACAAAACCAAACAATTCCACTATACCATGTAAAACCAAAAGAAGAACTTTAATGAGCTTTTACGGCACTGCAATTACAGGAACATTAACCCATAACATGCAACAGAAATGATGATGCCTTCTGGACATATTTAACAGATCAACTTGACATTACAATTAACAGCAACATATTCTACTGAAGACAAATGCAACTTATTTCCACTCGGGTtagaaaatgtatgtttttactGCAATCTCAAGTAGCATTTAGaatgtttagttttgcttttctaaCCTCTAAGAGACAATAGGATTTTTAATGCAATCGCACACAACCGTTTTCACATTGGAAAGAATCACAAGGAATCAACAGGTGTAGATTAATCAACTGATTGGTTTCATTTCAattgttaattttgagagggcTCCTGCAGTATTGTGGATTTCAGATGGGGAAAATCAACCGACAAAGGAGTAAAGAGCCTTGGCcttagagtgggggagggaacatGCAGCGGCACACGGGGCAGGTGCCTGACTTCTGAAGCCAGATGGACACGCACGGCTTGTGGAAATAGTGGTGGCATGGCAGCTCAGTTGCCACCTCCCCCTTCACATATTCACTACAGCAGATGGGGCAACACATTTCCTGCCCCACTGCACTGTGATCTTCAGTGACCAGGATCTCAGGAAGGGTGTCGATGCTCTCCTTGCTCGCAGGTGGATTGGCCACCTCCACGTCCACTGCGAGAGACTCTAAGTGCGCGAGGGCTGTTTCCATCGCCTGGGCCAGGCGTTCTTCTAGCGCCATGTATGTGAGAAATTGAGGATCCACGTAGGAAATGGCTTCGGCCACCCCCAACCCATCTGCAAACCCATCAAAGAGGCTCCAATCCACTTCTAAGTCTTCGCTTACGCTGGAATCATCTTCAAGGTTGTTGTTTCCATCCAGCATGAACACTCCTGGCTGCAGAAACTCCTGGCCAGAATCGTTACCCCCCTCGCTGCTGCTCTCATTTTCATTGTACTGGAGCCAAGGAACCTCTCCTTCTTCTGGGGGTGCCTGCTCCTCTTCTTGAAGAGGTGGTCCCCGAACTTCTTCAAGTTCATTGCTGCTACTGCTGTTCGCACTGGCACTAGCACTGGGGCTGGCACCAGCACTGGCATTCACTCTGACTTGCTCAGGTTCATGCTCTTCTTTCCCTGGCAGAGTCTCCCAGCTTTCACCACTGGATGACAGATTTTGCTCTCGGCCTCGATACTTCCGACGCAGAGCAGCAGTCCACTCTTTGTCACTGTCAGAGTCTTCCTCATAGTATTTGTAGTAATCATCGCTGTACGTCCAGAAGTCAGGGTCGGCCATGGTTCGTCGTCGTCTTGGCACCTTTTCCGGCTTCACTTGGTCATTCCTGGCATCCCTCTTCTCCTCAGGGTACTTTGGCTCAGAGAAGCCACTTAAACTCTCGACTCTGCCTCTTCTGCCTCGGCCATTGGCATGGCCTTCATCAGCATTGGCAGAATCCCTCCACCTGGAAGTACTGTGTGgcatatcatcatcatcatcagtatCAAAAAATATCTTTGGCTTCACGCAGTTTGGACTTGCCAGATTTCTGATTTTGGGCCTCACCACTGGCTCCTCCGCACTCTTTGGGGTGTTTTCCCCACCACCACAAATACTCACAGGAGCCCTGATGGGACGTGCAGGTAAATTCTGCTcccgtctctccctctccaggCTGTCACCAGTGGTTGCCACCTTGCCTTCGGCAGACGTCTGAGGAGCCATGCTATTTGGCTGCAGGAACTCTGCTCTGCTAGCAGAGCGTCTCACCACAGGGGTTGGGTCTACCTTGTCAAGCTCCTCTCTCACATCACGGTTAAAGCTAGAGAACTGTGGGGGCACCCCAGCCAAAGACCTTGCCCCTTTCTCTGGGTCATACGGCTTCTCATCTTTAAACTTGCCAGT includes:
- the PJA1 gene encoding E3 ubiquitin-protein ligase Praja-1 isoform X2, whose product is MNQQERISSQRKTTSEVPMHRSAPSQTTKRSRSPFSTTRRSWEDSESSGTSLNVDNEDYSRYPPREYRALGSRRGMAYGHVDSFGADDSEEEGAGPVERVPVRGKTGKFKDEKPYDPEKGARSLAGVPPQFSSFNRDVREELDKVDPTPVVRRSASRAEFLQPNSMAPQTSAEGKVATTGDSLERERREQNLPARPIRAPVSICGGGENTPKSAEEPVVRPKIRNLASPNCVKPKIFFDTDDDDDMPHSTSRWRDSANADEGHANGRGRRGRVESLSGFSEPKYPEEKRDARNDQVKPEKVPRRRRTMADPDFWTYSDDYYKYYEEDSDSDKEWTAALRRKYRGREQNLSSSGESWETLPGKEEHEPEQVRVNASAGASPSASASANSSSSNELEEVRGPPLQEEEQAPPEEGEVPWLQYNENESSSEGGNDSGQEFLQPGVFMLDGNNNLEDDSSVSEDLEVDWSLFDGFADGLGVAEAISYVDPQFLTYMALEERLAQAMETALAHLESLAVDVEVANPPASKESIDTLPEILVTEDHSAVGQEMCCPICCSEYVKGEVATELPCHHYFHKPCVSIWLQKSGTCPVCRCMFPPPL
- the PJA1 gene encoding E3 ubiquitin-protein ligase Praja-1 isoform X1, coding for MGQESSKPVWPKPSGGYQSNTGRRYGRRHAYVSFRPSMNQQERISSQRKTTSEVPMHRSAPSQTTKRSRSPFSTTRRSWEDSESSGTSLNVDNEDYSRYPPREYRALGSRRGMAYGHVDSFGADDSEEEGAGPVERVPVRGKTGKFKDEKPYDPEKGARSLAGVPPQFSSFNRDVREELDKVDPTPVVRRSASRAEFLQPNSMAPQTSAEGKVATTGDSLERERREQNLPARPIRAPVSICGGGENTPKSAEEPVVRPKIRNLASPNCVKPKIFFDTDDDDDMPHSTSRWRDSANADEGHANGRGRRGRVESLSGFSEPKYPEEKRDARNDQVKPEKVPRRRRTMADPDFWTYSDDYYKYYEEDSDSDKEWTAALRRKYRGREQNLSSSGESWETLPGKEEHEPEQVRVNASAGASPSASASANSSSSNELEEVRGPPLQEEEQAPPEEGEVPWLQYNENESSSEGGNDSGQEFLQPGVFMLDGNNNLEDDSSVSEDLEVDWSLFDGFADGLGVAEAISYVDPQFLTYMALEERLAQAMETALAHLESLAVDVEVANPPASKESIDTLPEILVTEDHSAVGQEMCCPICCSEYVKGEVATELPCHHYFHKPCVSIWLQKSGTCPVCRCMFPPPL